The following proteins are encoded in a genomic region of Candidatus Kryptobacter tengchongensis:
- a CDS encoding oxygen-independent coproporphyrinogen-3 oxidase: protein MKFENVDIELLKKYDRPGPRYTSYPPAPAFSKDFGPDDYKNAIIENNIQNSNADLSLYFHIPFCDTLCYFCGCNMLVTHRRETIRRYLDYIEKEIDMVWRLISPSRKVTQLHWGGGTPSYLNPDEIRELGNFINERFKYVDDPEVGVEIDPRGLTYEHMKAFREVGFNRISMGVQDFDPKVQKAVNRIQPEEITRQAIDWARELGFKSINLDLIYGLPFQTIESFEKTIDKVIELSPERLAVFNFAYVPWLKPHQRVIKKEDLPAPEVKLKILKMTIEKLTDAGYVYIGMDHFAKPDDELAIAQKEKTLYRNFQGYSTRAGADLYAFGMSAISQFQNIYAQNYKELKDYYARIDEGKFPTALGYKMNQDDIIRKHVIMRLMCDMEITKSEVEERFGISFDEYFADSLPKLKEFIDDGLIELTGDKIIVTLMGRLVIRNIAMCFDAYLEKMMKEKPIFSRTV, encoded by the coding sequence ATGAAGTTTGAAAATGTTGATATAGAACTTTTAAAGAAATATGATCGCCCTGGACCAAGATATACAAGCTATCCACCAGCTCCGGCTTTTTCAAAAGACTTTGGTCCGGATGATTACAAAAACGCAATTATTGAAAACAATATCCAGAATTCAAATGCTGATCTGTCGCTTTATTTCCATATCCCCTTTTGTGATACATTGTGTTATTTTTGTGGTTGTAATATGCTTGTGACGCATAGGCGTGAGACGATAAGAAGATACCTTGACTATATTGAGAAGGAAATTGATATGGTTTGGAGATTGATCTCGCCAAGTAGAAAGGTAACGCAACTTCACTGGGGCGGTGGAACTCCATCTTATCTTAACCCCGATGAGATAAGAGAACTTGGAAATTTCATAAATGAGAGATTCAAATATGTAGATGATCCAGAGGTTGGAGTTGAGATTGATCCACGTGGTTTAACATATGAACATATGAAGGCATTTCGCGAAGTTGGATTTAACAGGATAAGCATGGGTGTGCAAGATTTTGATCCCAAGGTTCAAAAAGCTGTAAATAGAATTCAACCTGAGGAGATAACAAGGCAGGCGATTGATTGGGCGCGTGAGCTTGGATTTAAAAGCATAAATCTTGACTTGATCTATGGTTTGCCATTTCAAACTATTGAATCGTTTGAAAAAACGATTGATAAAGTGATTGAACTTTCGCCCGAGCGACTTGCTGTTTTTAATTTTGCATATGTTCCGTGGCTTAAGCCTCATCAGCGTGTGATAAAGAAAGAAGATTTACCAGCTCCAGAGGTTAAATTGAAAATTTTGAAAATGACGATAGAAAAATTAACTGATGCTGGATATGTTTACATTGGTATGGATCACTTTGCAAAACCAGATGATGAACTTGCAATTGCTCAGAAAGAAAAAACACTTTATAGAAATTTTCAGGGTTACTCAACACGAGCAGGTGCTGATTTATATGCCTTTGGGATGTCTGCAATAAGTCAGTTTCAAAATATCTACGCCCAGAATTATAAGGAATTAAAAGACTATTACGCAAGGATTGATGAGGGTAAATTCCCAACTGCGCTTGGATACAAAATGAATCAGGATGATATCATAAGAAAACATGTAATAATGCGATTGATGTGCGATATGGAGATCACAAAAAGTGAAGTTGAAGAAAGATTTGGGATAAGCTTTGATGAATACTTCGCTGATTCGTTACCGAAGTTAAAGGAATTTATTGATGATGGACTTATTGAGTTAACAGGTGACAAAATAATCGTAACCCTAATGGGACGACTTGTGATAAGGAATATAGCTATGTGCTTTGACGCATATCTTGAAAAAATGATGAAAGAAAAGCCAATTTTTTCAAGGACTGTTTAA
- a CDS encoding Carboxypeptidase regulatory-like domain-containing protein, translating into MRIITFLTLALISFHLIFAQGSGSYTASVTGKIVDNEGKPVPDVEVIAKNVETGYTRGAITTASGIYNILSVPPGTYEITVLHVAYGKQTKIVELVVGEKATVNFTIVPKEIQVGEVVVTAELPEYEVKKTELSVPLRPQQISALPVNTRNFLELTALVPGLKPIGATFGSGAMQPTWVGFYFEGTEYKNEIVEGGLAGQFLSSGNPFPLDAVKEARVITQLYKAEYAKAGGGVITAVSKTGTNEFHGTAFFTYREKSLNARGPFETAKPNFKRFQTGVSLGGPIIRDKLHFFVSYEGTSLDKFATVTVGQQFAQYAGTFKVPFAGHVGVARLTFQPTVNHFLDFSYYGRFDKDHIGVGGLSVYERGRLFYNRVYNYVLKHQYIISPNLMNEARINFQRYNWEIANIAPFPTPGKIYPSAYIGAFSHAPQNWFQDRYALYDDITYTTGNHIIKGGFFVQRLRYEANQKLYLHPIFYFLRDTSTAPYQARVGVGIPTVEKWNTQLGVYIQDDWAVTPYLTLNIGIRWDYESNMINNDFAVPDTIRRDLSQFFPAKYFSTGKDRKPYWKAFQPRVGVSYDISKEGKTVIFGGAGIYYDRHVWNVASDEILRYTWKVYYLDFGPNRIPWDDRYYNRDELLNLIAQGRVPAPEVFLIPNDLKPPMTIQFSIGLRQRFGDIVTSISYTGVRGYNEITTYNANWKNNLTTKYGSIQVWTDEGNSWYDAIYFTFDKPYKPGSFGLNIAYTLSWTYDEFDNTIYYGYSYYTNPNMLKKAPSTLDERHRISINGIFDLPFGFKLSGWGTFATGRPYLVYTGTDDNNDGVLGNDYPAGLGRNAGRVPGQRFIFKYVFAERNFNLRLSKDFSYRGFTLTLMLEAFNVFNWTNFGGYVGNMRSALFGKPTTAGAPRQIQLGTRVSF; encoded by the coding sequence ATGCGAATTATTACCTTTTTAACTCTCGCCTTAATTTCCTTCCATCTTATTTTTGCTCAAGGTAGTGGTTCTTACACAGCATCTGTTACTGGGAAAATTGTTGACAATGAAGGGAAACCAGTCCCCGATGTTGAAGTTATTGCAAAAAATGTTGAGACAGGTTATACTCGTGGTGCTATTACAACAGCAAGTGGAATTTACAATATCTTATCTGTACCGCCAGGGACTTATGAGATAACCGTTCTTCATGTTGCTTATGGGAAACAAACGAAGATTGTTGAGTTGGTAGTTGGTGAAAAAGCTACAGTTAACTTTACCATTGTTCCAAAGGAAATACAGGTTGGAGAGGTTGTCGTAACAGCGGAATTGCCTGAATATGAGGTTAAAAAGACGGAGCTTTCAGTTCCTCTAAGACCTCAGCAGATCTCGGCTTTGCCGGTTAACACACGTAATTTCCTTGAGCTTACAGCTCTTGTGCCTGGTTTGAAACCAATTGGAGCGACATTCGGAAGTGGAGCAATGCAACCAACATGGGTTGGGTTTTATTTTGAAGGAACGGAATATAAAAATGAAATTGTTGAGGGTGGACTTGCAGGTCAATTTTTAAGTAGTGGAAACCCATTTCCACTTGATGCTGTGAAGGAAGCGAGGGTTATAACTCAGCTTTACAAAGCGGAATATGCTAAAGCTGGTGGTGGCGTTATAACTGCGGTATCAAAAACTGGAACAAATGAATTTCATGGAACTGCTTTCTTTACATATCGTGAAAAGTCTTTGAATGCAAGGGGACCATTTGAAACTGCAAAGCCGAACTTTAAACGTTTTCAAACTGGTGTGAGCTTAGGTGGTCCAATTATAAGAGACAAACTTCATTTCTTTGTATCCTATGAAGGAACTTCGCTTGATAAATTTGCAACTGTCACAGTTGGTCAGCAATTTGCACAATATGCTGGAACATTTAAAGTTCCATTTGCTGGTCATGTTGGGGTGGCGAGATTAACATTTCAACCTACAGTTAATCACTTCCTTGATTTCAGCTATTACGGGAGATTTGATAAAGATCATATTGGCGTCGGTGGTTTATCTGTTTATGAAAGAGGACGACTTTTCTATAACAGAGTTTATAACTATGTCTTGAAGCATCAATATATAATTTCGCCTAATTTAATGAACGAGGCAAGAATTAATTTCCAGCGCTATAATTGGGAGATTGCAAATATTGCACCGTTCCCAACGCCTGGTAAAATATACCCAAGTGCATATATTGGAGCTTTTTCACATGCACCGCAGAATTGGTTCCAGGATAGATACGCACTTTACGATGATATAACTTATACCACTGGCAACCATATTATAAAGGGTGGATTTTTCGTTCAAAGGTTAAGATATGAAGCAAATCAAAAACTTTATCTCCATCCGATATTTTATTTCCTGCGTGATACCAGCACGGCTCCATATCAAGCAAGGGTCGGAGTTGGCATACCAACGGTTGAAAAATGGAACACGCAATTGGGTGTGTATATTCAGGACGACTGGGCTGTTACACCGTATCTAACTTTGAATATCGGGATTAGATGGGATTATGAATCAAATATGATAAACAATGATTTTGCAGTTCCAGATACAATAAGAAGAGACTTAAGTCAATTTTTCCCTGCAAAATATTTTTCAACGGGTAAGGATAGAAAACCATATTGGAAAGCATTTCAACCAAGAGTTGGTGTTTCTTATGACATAAGCAAAGAAGGAAAGACTGTGATTTTTGGTGGAGCAGGGATTTATTATGATAGACATGTTTGGAATGTTGCTTCTGATGAGATTTTAAGATACACTTGGAAAGTTTATTATCTTGATTTTGGTCCTAATAGAATTCCTTGGGATGACAGATATTATAACCGTGATGAACTTCTTAATTTAATTGCACAGGGTAGAGTTCCGGCACCCGAGGTGTTTTTGATCCCGAATGATTTAAAACCACCAATGACAATTCAGTTTAGCATTGGCTTGCGCCAAAGATTTGGAGATATAGTTACAAGCATAAGTTACACGGGCGTTAGAGGATATAATGAAATAACGACATATAATGCGAATTGGAAAAATAACTTAACAACTAAATATGGTTCAATCCAAGTCTGGACAGATGAAGGTAATTCATGGTATGATGCTATCTATTTTACATTTGATAAACCGTATAAGCCTGGTTCATTTGGTTTGAACATTGCCTATACTTTATCTTGGACTTACGATGAATTTGATAATACGATTTACTACGGTTATTCATATTATACAAATCCAAATATGCTGAAAAAGGCGCCTTCAACGCTTGATGAAAGACATAGAATTTCAATTAATGGTATATTTGATCTGCCATTTGGATTTAAGCTAAGTGGGTGGGGAACATTTGCAACCGGGAGACCATATCTTGTTTACACTGGAACGGATGATAATAATGATGGTGTTTTGGGCAATGATTATCCGGCTGGATTAGGTAGAAACGCCGGTAGGGTTCCAGGTCAAAGATTCATATTCAAGTATGTATTTGCCGAGAGAAACTTTAACTTGCGTTTGTCAAAAGATTTTTCATATCGTGGATTTACTCTGACATTAATGCTTGAGGCATTTAATGTGTTTAACTGGACTAACTTTGGAGGTTATGTTGGTAATATGAGGTCAGCATTGTTTGGTAAACCAACAACAGCTGGTGCTCCAAGGCAAATTCAGCTTGGTACCAGGGTGAGCTTCTAA
- a CDS encoding 5-methylcytosine-specific restriction endonuclease McrA — protein sequence MSICPVKKAINLIYLGKAELIAAREGQYIRSVSYSIPFPTVVRLSYYIHMPYRRVILTRKNILKRDNYRCQYCGRTGVPLTVDHVIPKSKGGEDTWENLVCACVQCNNRKGDRTPEEAGMKLLRKPMRPNPILFIKNFVGEIDDSWKPYLFL from the coding sequence ATGAGCATTTGTCCTGTTAAAAAAGCAATTAATTTAATTTATCTTGGGAAAGCTGAACTTATCGCAGCAAGGGAAGGACAATACATAAGGTCTGTTTCCTATTCAATACCATTTCCAACGGTTGTAAGATTATCGTATTACATCCACATGCCATATCGCAGGGTAATTTTGACGAGGAAAAACATCCTCAAACGGGACAATTACAGATGCCAATATTGTGGTCGCACAGGTGTTCCGCTCACAGTTGACCATGTCATCCCAAAGTCAAAAGGTGGAGAAGATACCTGGGAAAACCTTGTATGTGCATGTGTGCAGTGCAATAATAGGAAGGGGGATAGAACCCCCGAGGAAGCTGGAATGAAATTATTGAGAAAACCGATGCGACCAAATCCAATACTTTTCATCAAAAATTTCGTTGGCGAAATTGACGATAGTTGGAAGCCCTATCTATTTCTGTAA
- a CDS encoding uroporphyrinogen decarboxylase: MNDIFLKACKGEKIERTPIWIMRQAGRYLPEYRKVREKYDFLTMIKTPELASEVTLQPVEVIKVDAGIIFSDILVLPEAMGLKLYIDEGKGPRFEKIIQSEEDIEKLEIPDPTEKLRYVLEAIRLTKRNIDVPLIGFAGSPWTLFAYMVDDGLGKDFKNAKLFIYTRPELAHKLLEKVAIAISDFLISQIEHGADAVQIFDTWGGILNYDDFKEFSLNYIIYVIEKVKSKFDETPVILFSKGTWQWIEEIINSGCDVISIDWTFDIGKARERSSDKVSIQGNLDPVVLLSKPETIVRESIKVLEKYGIGNRHIFNLGHGILPETPVENVKLLVDTVKTESKKYHK, encoded by the coding sequence ATGAATGATATATTTTTAAAAGCTTGTAAAGGAGAAAAGATTGAGCGAACCCCAATATGGATAATGCGTCAGGCGGGAAGATATTTACCTGAGTATAGAAAAGTGAGAGAAAAGTATGATTTTCTCACCATGATTAAAACCCCGGAACTTGCTTCTGAGGTTACGCTTCAACCTGTTGAGGTAATTAAAGTTGATGCAGGGATAATTTTTTCTGATATACTCGTTCTTCCAGAAGCGATGGGTTTAAAACTTTACATTGATGAGGGTAAAGGACCGCGATTTGAAAAAATTATTCAAAGCGAGGAAGATATTGAAAAACTTGAGATTCCAGATCCAACAGAAAAACTAAGATATGTCCTTGAGGCGATCAGATTAACAAAGCGAAACATTGATGTTCCCCTTATTGGTTTTGCTGGTTCGCCGTGGACCTTATTTGCATATATGGTTGATGATGGGCTTGGAAAGGATTTTAAAAATGCGAAGTTGTTTATTTACACAAGACCTGAACTTGCGCATAAACTTCTTGAGAAGGTTGCTATTGCTATTTCTGATTTTTTGATTTCACAAATTGAACACGGAGCAGACGCAGTTCAGATATTTGACACTTGGGGCGGTATCTTAAACTATGATGATTTTAAGGAGTTTTCGCTTAACTATATCATTTATGTGATTGAGAAAGTTAAATCAAAATTTGATGAAACTCCTGTAATTCTGTTTTCAAAGGGAACATGGCAATGGATTGAGGAAATCATAAATTCGGGTTGCGATGTTATAAGCATTGATTGGACATTTGATATCGGGAAAGCAAGGGAAAGATCTTCCGATAAAGTTTCAATACAGGGAAACCTTGACCCAGTGGTTCTTCTTTCTAAACCTGAAACGATCGTCCGGGAATCTATCAAGGTTCTTGAAAAGTATGGCATTGGGAACAGACACATTTTTAATCTCGGGCATGGAATTTTACCCGAAACCCCAGTTGAAAATGTTAAGTTACTTGTTGATACAGTGAAAACTGAAAGCAAAAAATATCACAAATAA
- a CDS encoding Cell wall-associated hydrolase, NlpC family, with the protein MEEPNLKIEEIRRKFEIDTRLCVFELSEGLIKVSDEKIFKKLQKILKTQSISIPIKLLPPEELTLKYGICNTGTAPVFKDPSMRSEQITQIILGETFDVLEIKDDWVRIRLHFDGYIGWVYKPQVVLMDEPKFSEYVQKQKIEFISNLGFIYSKPDKNSTALRDVVICSILNYIEIKNGWLKIELPDETYGFIRKNEARKFKFAERPKPDDIIQTAKRFLGVSYIWGGKTPKGFDCSGFVQTVFRINGVQLPRDSDMQWKIGKYVGKDLKKFKKGDLLFFSSDGKRITHVGIYTGKDKEIIHASGFVRLNSLDKKSKLYSERLERTFMGAKRVLNLK; encoded by the coding sequence ATGGAAGAACCAAACCTAAAAATTGAAGAAATTCGCAGAAAATTTGAAATTGACACGAGATTGTGCGTTTTTGAATTATCTGAGGGCTTGATCAAGGTTTCGGATGAGAAAATCTTCAAAAAACTTCAAAAAATTTTGAAAACTCAATCTATATCAATCCCTATAAAACTTCTACCTCCCGAAGAACTCACTTTAAAGTATGGCATATGTAATACTGGAACAGCACCCGTTTTCAAAGATCCATCTATGCGAAGCGAACAGATAACGCAAATCATACTTGGTGAAACCTTTGATGTTCTTGAAATAAAAGATGATTGGGTAAGGATAAGATTACATTTTGACGGATATATCGGTTGGGTGTATAAACCGCAGGTTGTTCTGATGGATGAACCTAAATTTTCAGAATATGTCCAAAAACAAAAAATTGAGTTTATTTCAAACTTAGGTTTTATCTATTCAAAACCTGATAAAAATTCAACCGCTCTAAGAGATGTGGTCATTTGTTCCATTCTGAATTATATTGAGATAAAAAACGGATGGCTCAAAATTGAATTACCTGACGAAACATATGGATTCATACGAAAAAACGAAGCGAGAAAATTTAAATTTGCCGAAAGACCAAAACCAGATGATATAATTCAAACCGCAAAGAGGTTTTTGGGTGTATCTTATATTTGGGGCGGGAAAACGCCAAAAGGTTTTGATTGCTCTGGCTTTGTCCAAACTGTTTTCAGAATAAACGGAGTTCAATTGCCAAGGGATTCGGATATGCAGTGGAAAATTGGGAAATATGTTGGCAAAGATTTAAAAAAATTTAAAAAGGGAGATCTCCTGTTTTTCAGTTCAGATGGCAAAAGAATAACTCATGTGGGAATTTATACTGGGAAAGACAAAGAAATAATTCACGCATCTGGATTTGTAAGGTTGAACAGTTTGGATAAAAAAAGCAAACTTTACAGCGAGCGACTTGAAAGAACTTTTATGGGTGCAAAAAGAGTTTTAAATTTAAAATAA
- a CDS encoding Uroporphyrinogen-III synthase: protein MKVLITRDRSQALEFAKYLESFGFVPVFLPTIEITEPDSWDEVDEKIKRIDDYTDIIFTSSNAVRFFFERFAKFHPIEKLRTKKFHAVGIKTKSEVEKYGFSVETLPAKSDKEDLFAKILSEKRGSRFLFPHGNLVDELSIKLLKENGLEIDDIVVYKTVKPEVSEEEKENIKKMIEDGDIKFITFFSPSSVRNFFEIFGQIKFNGQKIAVIGETTLRECEKLGLNVDINPMKFNPKPDAKFLAELISKEK, encoded by the coding sequence GATCGCAAGCGCTTGAATTCGCAAAATACCTTGAATCATTTGGCTTTGTCCCAGTTTTCTTGCCAACAATTGAAATAACTGAACCTGATTCTTGGGATGAAGTTGATGAAAAGATCAAAAGAATTGATGATTATACTGATATAATTTTCACAAGTTCAAACGCTGTGAGATTTTTCTTTGAAAGATTTGCGAAGTTTCATCCAATTGAAAAGTTGAGAACAAAAAAATTTCACGCTGTTGGCATAAAGACGAAAAGTGAGGTTGAGAAGTATGGTTTTAGTGTTGAAACTTTGCCGGCGAAATCGGATAAGGAAGATTTGTTCGCAAAGATTTTATCTGAAAAAAGAGGTTCAAGGTTTTTATTTCCACACGGTAACCTTGTTGACGAGCTCTCAATAAAACTTTTAAAGGAAAATGGTCTTGAGATTGACGATATAGTGGTTTATAAAACGGTAAAACCAGAGGTGAGCGAAGAGGAAAAAGAGAACATCAAAAAGATGATTGAAGATGGCGACATAAAATTTATAACTTTTTTCAGCCCATCAAGTGTAAGAAACTTTTTTGAAATTTTTGGTCAGATTAAATTTAATGGACAGAAAATTGCTGTTATTGGTGAAACGACATTGAGGGAGTGTGAAAAACTTGGTTTAAATGTTGACATAAATCCGATGAAGTTTAACCCCAAACCAGATGCGAAATTTCTCGCCGAGTTGATAAGTAAAGAAAAATAA